The Coffea arabica cultivar ET-39 chromosome 8e, Coffea Arabica ET-39 HiFi, whole genome shotgun sequence genome window below encodes:
- the LOC113703564 gene encoding cytochrome P450 76T24-like, whose translation MLMDTIVSYLVLYFVIWACIYLLTSNLRSRKSATRLPPGPYSFPIIGNLHQVGQNPHQSYAKLSKTYGPLMSLKLGSKATVVVSSANVAREVLQKYDQMFSGRSVTGAAHTLDHHKVSMVWLPVSSQWRNLRKMCKENIFATQILDTSQGLRQEKLQELRDYLHRSSVSRKAVNVGGAAFTTSLNLISRTLFSKDFADYDSDSSQELQEIVWGVMKNVGSFNLSDYFPVLRLIDPQGIMRDAKFYVQKLFDIFDDIINERLQVRGTSETKKNDLLEALLDHSIKNEFEFGRNDLKHLLLDLFVAGADTTSTTVEWAMAELLRSPDKFAKARAELKEIIGQEEVVQESDISRLPYLQAVIKETFRLHPAAPLLVPHKANEDVEINGYIVPKNTQVLINAWASGRDPTTWSDPEIFEPERFLDRDIDARGQHFELIPFGAGRRICPGLPLAYRMVHLMLAAFIHNIDWKLEEGMKPEDLDMDEKFGLSVPKALPLEAIPVKL comes from the exons atgctAATGGATACTATAGTGTCTTACCTTGTACTCTATTTTGTCATCTGGGCATGCATCTATCTGCTGACATCAAATTTAAGGTCCCGGAAATCAGCCACCAGACTTCCTCCGGGGCCCTATTCGTTTCCAATCATCGGTAATCTCCATCAGGTTGGCCAAAATCCTCATCAATCATATGCAAAACTGTCTAAAACTTATGGACCTTTGATGTCTCTTAAGCTAGGAAGCAAAGCAACCGTAGTCGTATCATCTGCAAATGTTGCAAGAGAAGTGCTACAAAAATATGACCAGATGTTTTCGGGCCGATCAGTCACGGGTGCAGCTCATACACTTGATCACCACAAGGTGTCTATGGTCTGGCTGCCTGTTTCCAGCCAATGGCGGAACCTTCGCAAGATGTGCAAAGAGAATATCTTTGCAACACAAATACTCGATACCAGCCAAGGCCTTCGTCAAGAAAAGCTTCAAGAATTACGCGATTATTTGCATAGGTCCAGCGTTAGCAGGAAAGCTGTGAATGTTGGTGGTGCAGCCTTCACAACCTCTCTGAACTTAATATCCAGGACTCTATTTTCTAAAGATTTTGCCGACTATGATTCTGATTCGTCTCAAGAACTCCAAGAGATTGTGTGGGGGGTGATGAAAAATGTTGGCTCTTTTAATCTCTCAGATTACTTTCCAGTTCTACGGCTGATTGATCCCCAGGGCATCATGAGGGACGCCAAGTTCTATGTCCAAAAGTTGTTTGATATTTTTGATGATATCATTAATGAACGGCTACAAGTCAGAGGTACATCAGAGACTAAGAAGAATGATCTGTTGGAAGCACTCTTGGATCATAGCATAAAGAATGAGTTTGAGTTCGGCCGCAATGATCTCAAACATTTGCTTTTG GATCTATTTGTGGCAGGAGCAGACACTACTTCAACCACTGTGGAATGGGCAATGGCAGAGTTACTACGCAGCCCTGATAAGTTTGCTAAAGCTAGAGCGGAGCTCAAGGAAATCATTGGACAGGAGGAAGTAGTCCAAGAATCAGATATCTCGAGGCTCCCTTACTTGCAAGCAGTAATCAAAGAAACCTTTCGGCTACACCCTGCAGCACCATTACTTGTTCCTCACAAAGCAAACGAGGATGTAGAAATCAATGGTTACATAGTGCCAAAGAACACACAAGTACTTATCAATGCGTGGGCTTCGGGTAGAGATCCGACAACATGGTCAGATCCTGAGATTTTTGAACCAGAGCGATTTTTAGACAGGGACATTGATGCAAGAGGCCAGCATTTCGAGCTCATTCCCTTTGGTGCAGGGAGGAGAATATGTCCAGGATTGCCTCTGGCTTATCGGATGGTACACCTGATGCTAGCTGCTTTCATTCACAACATTGACTGGAAACTTGAAGAGGGAATGAAACCAGAAGATTTGGACATGGATGAAAAATTTGGGTTGTCAGTTCCAAAGGCTTTGCCTCTGGAGGCTATTCCAGTTAAGCTGTGA